In one Bacteroidota bacterium genomic region, the following are encoded:
- a CDS encoding BatD family protein, with the protein MVRSSWWLVLVGGMVLAGSALAQNVRVSASASPNPAGQNDQVLFSVELRGDLTSVGEIEPPSTQGLSLALPTPQQSYTYQNYNGRTEHVLTLTWIYRPLKPGRATFSAVQVPIGKERYTTDPITVEIVPQGQRPPPAAHSGATSSQHGLTQSDEPPTDATADLFVRATPPRVRAYVGEQVVVDYVLAYDPVTVQPRDVQILGPWDAEGLWREELEVPDRATLPRQDTIDGRELRVVTAKRVALFPARTGTLTIEPVAFEVGTYRGTPQRGLFRSPFFSDFERETIESEPIAIEAVPLPAGAPASFNGGVGAFTMQISLDDHALRDGIEAGEPIRMEVEVRGTGNLATLSAPAWDAPDGVAVYPPSAEEFFDRRSAPLRGRKVFVYTLVPQRGGRLELPPVRWTYFDPEAERYQTLVSDPVPLDVNGPAGTIPEAGLADAEIVSGAEAPIADLLPLARWITPRLARPLHRSVWFWGAIGTPLLALLGLALFVRRREARAASPEARRREALADATTRLDAARQAADPRTACAEAERAVRGYLAARFAVPAQALPRDVLDDALDRMSLRAQGLTDSHRRALIEALAAAERVQYAPDQARAADAVVARTRAAIESVHEATPAHQEESA; encoded by the coding sequence GTGGTCCGTAGTTCGTGGTGGCTGGTGCTGGTCGGTGGCATGGTGCTGGCAGGCAGCGCCTTGGCGCAGAACGTGCGAGTGAGCGCGTCGGCGTCGCCCAACCCGGCGGGGCAGAACGACCAGGTGCTCTTTAGCGTCGAGCTGCGCGGCGACCTCACTTCGGTCGGCGAGATCGAGCCGCCGAGCACGCAGGGGCTGTCGCTCGCGCTGCCGACGCCGCAGCAGTCGTACACCTACCAGAACTACAACGGGCGCACCGAGCACGTCCTCACGCTGACGTGGATCTACCGCCCCCTCAAGCCGGGCCGCGCGACCTTCAGCGCGGTGCAGGTGCCCATCGGCAAGGAGCGCTACACGACCGACCCGATCACCGTCGAGATCGTCCCGCAGGGCCAGCGTCCGCCGCCCGCCGCCCACAGCGGCGCGACGAGCAGCCAGCACGGCCTCACGCAGTCCGACGAGCCGCCGACAGACGCCACGGCCGACCTCTTCGTCCGCGCCACGCCGCCCCGAGTGCGGGCCTACGTCGGCGAGCAGGTCGTGGTCGATTACGTGCTCGCCTACGACCCTGTCACGGTGCAGCCGCGCGACGTGCAGATCCTCGGGCCGTGGGACGCCGAGGGCCTCTGGCGCGAGGAACTCGAGGTGCCTGACCGCGCGACGCTGCCCCGCCAGGACACCATCGATGGGCGCGAGCTTCGCGTCGTGACGGCCAAGCGTGTGGCGCTCTTCCCCGCACGCACGGGCACGCTCACCATCGAGCCGGTCGCCTTCGAGGTGGGTACCTATCGCGGGACGCCGCAGCGCGGCCTCTTCCGCAGCCCGTTCTTCTCCGACTTCGAGCGCGAGACGATCGAATCGGAGCCGATTGCCATCGAGGCGGTGCCGTTGCCCGCTGGGGCCCCGGCGTCGTTCAACGGGGGGGTTGGGGCGTTCACGATGCAGATCTCGCTGGACGACCACGCCCTGCGCGACGGTATCGAGGCGGGCGAGCCAATCCGCATGGAGGTCGAGGTGCGCGGCACGGGCAACCTGGCCACGCTGTCCGCGCCCGCCTGGGACGCGCCCGACGGTGTCGCGGTCTATCCACCTTCGGCCGAGGAATTCTTCGACCGACGCTCGGCTCCGCTTCGCGGACGCAAGGTGTTCGTCTACACGCTCGTCCCGCAGCGCGGCGGTCGCCTCGAACTACCGCCCGTGCGCTGGACCTACTTCGACCCGGAGGCGGAGCGCTACCAGACGCTCGTCTCCGACCCCGTCCCGCTTGACGTGAACGGCCCAGCGGGCACGATCCCGGAGGCGGGCCTCGCCGACGCGGAGATCGTTTCGGGCGCGGAGGCACCCATCGCTGACCTGCTGCCGTTGGCGCGCTGGATCACGCCGCGGTTGGCGCGGCCGCTGCACCGGTCGGTGTGGTTCTGGGGCGCCATCGGAACGCCGCTGCTGGCGCTGCTCGGCCTCGCCCTTTTCGTTCGTCGTCGTGAGGCCCGCGCCGCCTCGCCGGAAGCGCGCCGCCGCGAGGCGCTCGCCGATGCCACCACTCGCCTCGATGCGGCCCGGCAGGCAGCCGACCCACGCACGGCCTGCGCCGAAGCCGAACGCGCCGTGCGCGGCTATCTCGCTGCTCGCTTCGCCGTGCCCGCGCAAGCGCTCCCCCGCGACGTCCTCGACGACGCGCTTGACAGAATGTCTCTCCGCGCGCAGGGCCTCACCGACTCGCATCGTCGTGCGCTCATCGAGGCGCTCGCCGCAGCCGAGCGGGTGCAGTATGCCCCCGACCAAGCCCGCGCCGCCGACGCCGTCGTGGCTCGCACCCGCGCCGCCATCGAGAGTGTCCACGAGGCGACGCCAGCCCATCAGGAGGAGTCCGCATGA
- the argH gene encoding argininosuccinate lyase, producing MAIWSKTSAATPDDWVVRFTVGDDWRWDTLLLPYDCVGSEAHAWALAEIGVMTADEHRQVAEALDAIKAEAEAGTLIVRVEDEDCHTVLERELTARLGDAGKKIHAGRSRNDQVLVALRLWLRDALAAVAEQAAAVTEALLNHGDTYADALMPGYTHLQRAMPTTAGLWAASYAELLVADLRTLTEARAATNVSPWGSAAGYGVPRLDLPREGVAERLGFGGGLEGMQVHTPAVQLSRGKLDAQVVHALVQLGATANRLASDLVLFATAEFGFVTLPEAHTTGSSIMPQKRNPDVLELARATYHRLTAELHLLLTLPANLPGGYHRDLQLTKEATMRATLLSLDLFAALAAGLPALTFDRDRMRAALSPELFATDEALADVQRGVPFRNAYRAVAGRLDALSTPPDAEALAAYATPGTPGHVVTAPLRAALADLAARFE from the coding sequence ATGGCTATCTGGTCCAAGACCTCCGCTGCTACCCCCGACGACTGGGTCGTCCGCTTCACCGTCGGCGACGACTGGCGGTGGGACACGCTGCTCTTGCCCTACGACTGCGTCGGGAGCGAGGCGCACGCGTGGGCGCTTGCCGAGATCGGCGTAATGACGGCGGACGAGCATCGGCAGGTGGCCGAGGCGCTCGACGCGATCAAAGCTGAGGCCGAGGCGGGCACGCTCATCGTGCGTGTGGAGGACGAGGACTGCCACACGGTCCTCGAACGCGAGCTCACGGCCCGTCTGGGCGATGCGGGCAAGAAGATCCACGCGGGGCGAAGCCGTAACGATCAGGTGCTCGTGGCGCTGCGCCTCTGGCTGCGCGACGCGCTCGCCGCCGTCGCCGAGCAGGCTGCGGCTGTCACGGAAGCCCTCCTCAACCATGGCGACACGTACGCTGACGCGCTGATGCCGGGCTACACCCACCTCCAGCGCGCGATGCCGACCACGGCGGGCCTCTGGGCGGCCAGCTATGCCGAACTGCTCGTCGCCGATCTTCGCACGCTCACCGAAGCGCGGGCAGCCACCAACGTCTCGCCGTGGGGCAGCGCCGCCGGGTATGGCGTGCCACGCCTCGACCTTCCGCGCGAAGGCGTCGCCGAGCGGCTGGGCTTCGGCGGTGGACTTGAGGGCATGCAAGTCCATACGCCGGCCGTGCAGCTCTCGCGCGGCAAGCTCGACGCCCAGGTCGTCCACGCGCTCGTGCAGCTCGGCGCGACGGCCAACCGGCTCGCGTCCGACCTCGTGCTCTTCGCCACGGCCGAGTTCGGCTTCGTCACGCTCCCCGAGGCGCACACGACGGGCTCGTCGATCATGCCGCAGAAGCGCAACCCCGACGTGCTTGAACTCGCGCGGGCGACCTACCACCGCCTCACCGCCGAACTGCACCTGCTGCTCACGCTGCCGGCCAACCTGCCGGGCGGCTACCACCGCGACCTCCAACTCACGAAGGAGGCCACGATGCGCGCGACGCTGCTCAGCCTCGACCTGTTCGCCGCCCTCGCCGCGGGGCTGCCTGCCCTCACCTTCGACCGCGACCGGATGCGCGCGGCCCTCTCGCCCGAGTTGTTCGCCACCGACGAGGCGCTGGCCGACGTGCAGCGCGGCGTGCCGTTCCGCAACGCCTACCGCGCCGTAGCTGGTCGCCTCGACGCCCTCTCGACGCCGCCCGATGCGGAGGCGCTGGCCGCCTACGCCACGCCGGGCACGCCGGGCCACGTCGTGACGGCTCCGCTGCGTGCGGCGCTCGCCGACCTTGCTGCGCGGTTTGAGTAG
- the argB gene encoding acetylglutamate kinase, with amino-acid sequence MTATPRFTTVLKLGGALLADEAAVAAIWNAVAGLDRVVPNRIVMVHGGGPQATALAQRLGHTPRMVHGRRVTTALDLDVLLWEVSGRLNARLVAAAQAAGVRAVGLTGADGALVRVRRRPPWTVDGETIDFGHVGEVEEVDTHLLTTLLDAGLVPVMGPIGMDADGALYNVNADTIALELAAALQAEALVFAAEAGGVYRNLSDPTTRFDAITPDGAEAGKRDGWLNAGMRVKLDVGFEALRRGVGTVRIAAPTGLGGGTRLALEGADEQKGEGLEEGFGRPTTLDLRPSILDLHAALIRFPSLSNRERETADFVEAYAREHGGSCVTVDRVADNVVVSLGTGDDVLLLNSHLDVVPPSSDHPYPPFEPTLVDGKVYGRGAVDAKASGAAMLTALLTLARDGFEPAGGRLVVALTACEEASKDYNGVEHLRRDFFGAAMPQPAAALVGEPTGLRPCLSQKGLLILRLHATGRTAHAARAHLGENAIHVAARDLAALQALTFDRPDAFLGLPTVTPTLIEAGGAKNVVPDRCTITLDIRSTPTYPHGGLIALISDAVESEVEVYSRRLIPCATPADARIAQACQRALPGLVADATPFGSPTASDWIFLHDVPTVKIGPGRSELSHTPDEHVEAAEVERAVTVYRAIVEAYFGGAS; translated from the coding sequence ATGACTGCCACGCCACGCTTCACGACCGTGCTGAAACTCGGCGGCGCGCTGCTCGCTGACGAGGCCGCCGTTGCCGCCATTTGGAACGCGGTGGCGGGCCTCGACCGCGTCGTGCCCAACCGTATTGTGATGGTGCATGGCGGCGGGCCACAGGCGACGGCACTGGCGCAACGGCTCGGCCACACGCCGCGCATGGTCCATGGGCGACGTGTCACGACAGCACTCGACCTCGACGTACTGCTCTGGGAAGTCTCCGGACGGCTCAACGCGCGGCTCGTCGCGGCGGCGCAGGCGGCGGGCGTTCGCGCGGTCGGGCTGACTGGCGCTGACGGGGCACTCGTGCGGGTCCGCCGCCGTCCCCCGTGGACCGTCGACGGCGAAACCATCGACTTCGGGCACGTCGGCGAGGTCGAGGAGGTCGACACACACCTGCTGACGACGCTCCTCGACGCAGGGCTGGTGCCGGTTATGGGCCCTATCGGCATGGACGCGGACGGCGCGCTCTACAACGTCAACGCCGACACGATCGCGCTCGAACTCGCCGCGGCGCTGCAAGCCGAGGCGCTCGTCTTCGCCGCCGAGGCGGGCGGCGTCTACCGCAACCTCAGCGATCCCACGACGCGCTTCGACGCGATCACGCCCGACGGTGCCGAGGCCGGCAAGCGCGACGGCTGGCTCAACGCCGGGATGCGCGTCAAGCTCGACGTTGGCTTCGAGGCGCTGCGGCGCGGCGTTGGCACTGTGCGCATTGCGGCTCCGACAGGACTGGGCGGGGGGACAAGGCTTGCACTGGAAGGGGCGGACGAACAAAAGGGCGAAGGGCTGGAAGAGGGATTCGGCAGACCTACGACCCTCGACCTGCGACCCTCAATCCTCGACCTCCACGCTGCCCTCATCCGCTTCCCGTCGCTGAGCAATCGGGAGCGGGAGACTGCCGACTTCGTGGAGGCGTACGCCCGCGAGCACGGCGGCTCGTGCGTGACGGTGGACCGTGTGGCGGACAATGTGGTCGTGAGCCTCGGCACCGGCGACGACGTGTTGCTCTTGAACTCGCACCTCGACGTAGTGCCGCCGTCGTCGGACCACCCGTATCCCCCCTTCGAGCCGACCCTCGTGGACGGCAAGGTCTACGGGCGCGGGGCCGTCGATGCGAAGGCGAGCGGTGCGGCGATGCTGACGGCGCTCCTCACGCTCGCCCGCGACGGTTTCGAGCCGGCGGGCGGGCGGCTCGTCGTCGCGCTGACCGCGTGCGAGGAGGCGAGCAAGGACTACAACGGCGTCGAACACCTCCGCCGCGACTTCTTTGGTGCCGCCATGCCGCAACCGGCTGCGGCACTGGTGGGCGAGCCAACGGGGCTGCGCCCCTGCCTCTCGCAGAAGGGGTTGCTCATCCTCCGCCTCCACGCGACGGGCCGCACCGCGCACGCCGCACGCGCGCACCTCGGCGAGAACGCGATCCACGTCGCCGCACGTGACCTCGCCGCGCTGCAGGCGCTCACCTTCGACCGCCCCGACGCGTTCCTCGGCCTCCCGACGGTCACACCGACGCTCATCGAGGCGGGCGGCGCGAAGAACGTCGTGCCCGACCGCTGCACGATCACGCTCGACATCCGCTCGACGCCGACCTACCCCCATGGCGGTCTCATCGCTCTCATCAGCGACGCTGTCGAGAGCGAGGTCGAAGTCTACAGCCGTCGCCTGATCCCGTGCGCCACGCCCGCCGACGCGCGCATCGCCCAGGCCTGCCAGCGCGCCCTGCCCGGCCTCGTCGCCGACGCCACGCCGTTCGGGTCGCCCACAGCCTCGGACTGGATTTTCCTCCACGACGTGCCGACGGTCAAGATCGGCCCCGGCCGCAGCGAGCTCTCGCACACGCCCGACGAGCACGTGGAGGCTGCTGAGGTCGAGCGCGCGGTGACCGTCTACCGGGCGATTGTCGAAGCCTATTTCGGGGGGGCGTCCTGA
- the fsa gene encoding fructose-6-phosphate aldolase: protein MQFFIDTASLDEIQEAADMGVLDGVTTNPSLMRKEGASDFHAHIHKICEIVQGPVSAELVATEYDAMVAEGRELAKIHEHVVVKVPLILDGIKAIKTFTEEGIRTNCTLCFSPTQALIAAKAGASYISPFIGRLDDISTNGMELIRQVVTIYENYGYETEVLAASIRHPMHVVEAAEMGADVGTMPLGVIKKLLKHPLTDSGLERFLADWQAYLDATGQENA from the coding sequence ATGCAGTTCTTCATCGACACCGCCTCCCTCGACGAGATCCAGGAAGCCGCCGACATGGGCGTCCTCGACGGCGTCACGACCAACCCCTCGCTCATGCGCAAGGAGGGCGCGAGCGACTTCCACGCGCATATCCACAAGATCTGCGAGATCGTCCAGGGCCCGGTTAGCGCCGAGTTGGTCGCCACGGAGTACGACGCGATGGTCGCCGAGGGCCGCGAGCTGGCGAAGATCCACGAGCATGTCGTGGTGAAGGTGCCGCTCATCCTCGACGGCATCAAAGCCATCAAGACGTTCACGGAGGAGGGCATCCGCACGAACTGCACGCTCTGCTTCAGCCCCACGCAGGCGCTCATCGCGGCGAAGGCGGGCGCGAGCTACATCAGCCCCTTCATCGGCCGCCTCGACGACATCTCGACCAACGGCATGGAGCTGATCCGGCAGGTCGTGACGATCTACGAGAACTACGGCTACGAGACGGAAGTCCTCGCCGCCTCGATCCGCCACCCGATGCACGTGGTGGAAGCCGCCGAGATGGGCGCGGACGTGGGGACGATGCCGCTGGGCGTGATCAAGAAGCTGCTCAAGCACCCGCTCACGGACAGCGGCCTAGAGCGCTTCCTCGCAGACTGGCAGGCCTACCTCGACGCGACGGGCCAGGAGAACGCGTGA
- a CDS encoding sigma-70 family RNA polymerase sigma factor: protein MARPSDTAPSASSEQDRTLVEQALGGDQRAYEQLVDKYQGALRRHVGRMVRNQREVEDLVQEAFIKAFSSLESYLPTYAFSTWLYKIATNHTIDYLRKKKLPTFSIDKPLQAKDGEIHYELPDQTYRPDQHVVQDQRRELIEAAIAQLPEKYHRVIVMRHQQELSYEEIAAALDLPLGTVKAHIFRARAQLYKFLKDQRADL from the coding sequence ATGGCCCGCCCGTCCGACACCGCTCCGTCCGCGTCCAGCGAGCAGGACCGCACGCTCGTGGAACAGGCGCTCGGCGGCGACCAGCGTGCCTACGAGCAGCTCGTCGACAAGTACCAGGGCGCGCTGCGGCGGCACGTCGGGCGCATGGTGCGCAATCAGCGCGAAGTCGAAGACCTCGTCCAGGAGGCGTTCATCAAGGCGTTCTCGTCGCTAGAGTCCTACCTCCCGACCTACGCCTTCTCGACGTGGCTCTACAAGATTGCCACCAACCACACAATCGACTACCTCCGCAAGAAGAAGCTGCCGACGTTTTCGATCGACAAGCCGCTGCAGGCCAAGGACGGCGAGATCCACTACGAGCTCCCGGACCAGACCTACCGGCCAGACCAGCACGTGGTGCAGGATCAGCGCCGCGAGTTGATCGAGGCGGCCATCGCGCAACTGCCAGAGAAGTATCACCGCGTGATCGTGATGCGGCACCAGCAGGAGCTGAGCTACGAAGAGATCGCGGCGGCGCTCGACCTGCCGCTTGGGACGGTGAAGGCGCACATCTTCCGCGCCCGCGCCCAGCTCTACAAGTTCCTCAAGGACCAGCGGGCCGATCTGTAG
- a CDS encoding NfeD family protein: protein MRAVFVALLAMLLSVPVVTSEATAQDANLAPLAFAEPLSDGSVYEVPIEGMIDNALARYLDRALTDAEANDAALVVMHIDTFGGLVDAADEIRKRLLDTPIPTVAFIDRNAASAGALISFAADKIVMAPGSSIGAATAVDGAGEKAPEKIQSYMRGLMRSTAEANGRDPDLAEAMVDERIVVEGVVDEGELLTLSTSEAVSLGLADAEAPTLDALLKLLAVDDQALVEHRASRPEQILRFLGSPVVASILMLMMMGGLYFELQTPGVGFAGAMAFVGASMFFAPHYLLGLVESWEIVLFSVGVLLLFAEIFVVPGFGVAGILGIVCTVGALFAALVPNVGLDFPDGLAMARASATLAATLVLLVALAFSLGRMLPTSKRFGALVLNPELTAAEGYTSAASDDGLLGLTGRTLTGLRPAGVAELGSQRVQVVSQGTFIDEGVEVEVVSVRGARVEVKPVVRETPA, encoded by the coding sequence ATGCGCGCCGTCTTCGTTGCTCTGCTTGCGATGCTCCTGAGCGTCCCCGTCGTCACTTCGGAGGCGACGGCCCAGGACGCTAACCTCGCCCCGCTCGCGTTCGCTGAACCGCTCAGCGACGGGTCGGTCTACGAGGTGCCCATCGAGGGCATGATCGACAACGCGCTCGCGCGCTACCTCGACCGCGCACTCACCGACGCCGAGGCAAACGACGCGGCACTCGTCGTGATGCACATCGACACGTTCGGTGGGCTGGTCGACGCCGCCGACGAGATCCGCAAGCGGCTCCTCGACACGCCCATCCCGACGGTCGCCTTCATCGACCGCAACGCGGCCAGCGCGGGCGCGCTGATCTCGTTCGCTGCTGACAAGATCGTGATGGCGCCGGGCTCGTCCATCGGCGCGGCGACGGCCGTAGACGGCGCAGGCGAGAAGGCCCCGGAGAAGATCCAGAGCTACATGCGCGGGCTGATGCGCTCCACGGCCGAAGCCAACGGGCGCGACCCCGACCTCGCCGAGGCGATGGTGGACGAACGCATCGTGGTGGAGGGCGTCGTGGATGAGGGCGAGCTGCTCACGCTCTCGACCAGCGAAGCCGTCAGCCTGGGCCTCGCCGACGCGGAGGCCCCGACGCTGGACGCGCTCCTGAAGCTCCTCGCTGTGGACGACCAGGCGTTGGTGGAGCACCGCGCGAGTCGTCCGGAGCAGATTCTGCGCTTCCTCGGCTCGCCCGTGGTCGCGTCGATCCTGATGCTCATGATGATGGGCGGGCTCTACTTCGAACTGCAGACGCCGGGCGTGGGCTTCGCGGGCGCCATGGCCTTCGTCGGCGCGTCGATGTTCTTCGCCCCGCACTACCTGCTCGGCCTCGTCGAGAGTTGGGAGATCGTGCTCTTCTCGGTCGGGGTGTTGCTCTTGTTCGCCGAGATATTCGTCGTGCCCGGCTTCGGCGTGGCGGGCATCCTCGGCATCGTGTGCACCGTCGGCGCGCTCTTCGCGGCGCTCGTCCCCAACGTGGGCCTCGACTTCCCCGATGGCCTCGCCATGGCCCGCGCCTCGGCGACGCTCGCCGCGACGCTGGTGCTGCTGGTCGCGCTCGCGTTCTCGCTCGGGCGGATGCTGCCCACCTCGAAGCGGTTCGGCGCGCTCGTGCTCAACCCTGAGCTCACAGCCGCCGAGGGCTACACCTCCGCCGCGAGCGACGACGGCCTGCTCGGCCTGACGGGCCGCACGCTCACCGGGCTCCGGCCCGCCGGCGTGGCCGAACTGGGCAGCCAGCGCGTGCAAGTCGTCTCGCAGGGCACCTTCATCGACGAGGGCGTCGAGGTGGAGGTCGTCAGCGTGCGCGGCGCGCGCGTCGAGGTGAAGCCGGTGGTCCGCGAGACCCCGGCGTAG
- a CDS encoding GNAT family N-acetyltransferase, producing the protein MPPLALALSAEPTAQPAEVQALLGQTDWADGRSLDGIERLLAAGPYVTARAHGQLIGFARALSDGRYRALIEDVIVDAEWRGRGAGEALVHLLLDTHLSNVAQVHLGCEEANVAFYERFGFERTTGPRMMLIR; encoded by the coding sequence ATGCCGCCGCTTGCCCTCGCTTTGTCTGCGGAGCCCACGGCGCAACCCGCCGAGGTGCAGGCGCTGCTCGGCCAGACCGATTGGGCCGATGGGCGTTCCCTCGACGGGATCGAACGCCTGCTTGCAGCCGGCCCCTACGTCACGGCTCGTGCCCACGGGCAGCTCATCGGGTTTGCCCGGGCGCTGTCTGATGGGCGCTACCGGGCGCTGATCGAGGACGTGATCGTCGACGCCGAGTGGCGCGGGCGCGGCGCGGGCGAGGCACTCGTGCACCTGCTCCTCGACACGCACCTGAGCAATGTGGCGCAGGTCCACCTCGGCTGCGAGGAGGCCAATGTGGCGTTCTACGAGCGCTTCGGCTTCGAGCGCACCACAGGGCCGCGCATGATGCTGATTCGCTAG
- a CDS encoding PaaI family thioesterase — protein sequence MNTVNSAPWPVDLAPEALDGEPGWTPLVQFNQMFGTRSFLDDDPDRLLLRYYHDPARGDGHTVVRVWFGPGAEGPPGHVHGGAMAAVLDEAMGTAALLRGKPSVAAEITCRFLAMLPLGIVATAEASASLPDGEGRMAVTVRLVGPDGTLHAEGTGTFAVLGERGLARLG from the coding sequence ATGAACACTGTTAACTCCGCGCCGTGGCCGGTAGACCTCGCCCCGGAGGCCCTGGACGGTGAGCCGGGCTGGACCCCGCTCGTCCAGTTCAACCAGATGTTCGGCACGCGCTCGTTCCTGGACGACGACCCCGACCGGCTGCTGCTGCGCTACTACCACGACCCCGCGCGTGGTGACGGGCACACGGTCGTCCGCGTGTGGTTTGGTCCCGGCGCGGAGGGACCGCCCGGCCACGTCCACGGCGGCGCGATGGCGGCGGTGCTCGACGAGGCGATGGGTACGGCGGCGCTGCTGCGTGGCAAGCCCTCGGTCGCTGCCGAGATCACATGCCGGTTCCTCGCGATGCTGCCGCTAGGCATCGTCGCCACGGCGGAGGCTTCAGCGTCCCTCCCGGACGGCGAAGGTCGCATGGCGGTCACGGTCCGCCTCGTGGGGCCCGACGGCACGCTCCATGCCGAGGGGACAGGCACGTTCGCGGTGCTCGGCGAGCGCGGCCTGGCGCGGCTCGGGTGA
- a CDS encoding MBL fold metallo-hydrolase, whose product MQPTSANTPRTASDIPASLRVRYLNLGDDDVIGASCHYLELADTGIVLDAGMDPEEDGFRALPAFKLLDGRPVEQVIVTHAHHDHLGALPVLIQRFPQARVHVSGPTARLADILLPSSARLQKRRLREGSSTAAPVFDVETAEALSYLYETHPLDTDFSLNAAATPPGHAISARLYHAGHVLGAVGVFLELDTPDGLRRIFYTSDVSLQNQVIQPGAEFPRGPLDLLVLETTLGADPDAELRSRKATEKAFGEALARTIERGGVALVPVFALGRAQEVLAMVDRFKRRKMLPADLPVYTAGSMRALANVYDQTRHTSPRLDEDFEVAAVDQRRVPRSDSRLPKLLNEPGIFVVSSGMLFERTLSNKLATLVAGHEKHSIYFVGFSKEDSPGGRMLAAAQERARTGEDVEVVIDTFEGPQPLRCEVERYRFSGHAHRRDLLKVVEDLRPARVLLVHGDAEAKEWMADNIRFFHPETDVLIPAHGEVYEV is encoded by the coding sequence ATGCAACCGACTTCCGCAAACACGCCTCGCACGGCGTCCGATATCCCCGCCTCGCTCCGGGTGCGCTACCTCAACCTTGGCGATGACGATGTCATCGGGGCGTCGTGCCATTACCTCGAACTGGCCGACACGGGCATCGTCCTCGACGCGGGCATGGACCCGGAGGAAGACGGTTTCCGCGCGCTGCCCGCGTTCAAGCTGCTCGACGGGCGACCGGTAGAGCAGGTCATCGTGACGCATGCGCACCACGACCATCTCGGTGCGCTGCCGGTGCTTATCCAGCGCTTCCCGCAAGCGCGCGTCCACGTCTCCGGCCCGACGGCCCGCCTCGCCGACATCCTGCTGCCGTCTTCGGCCCGTCTCCAGAAGCGGCGCCTCCGCGAGGGCTCCTCCACCGCCGCGCCTGTCTTCGACGTCGAGACGGCTGAGGCACTGTCGTACCTCTACGAGACGCACCCGCTCGACACCGACTTTTCGCTCAACGCCGCCGCAACTCCGCCCGGCCACGCGATCTCGGCGCGGCTCTACCACGCAGGACACGTCCTCGGCGCAGTCGGCGTCTTCCTCGAACTGGACACGCCCGACGGGCTCCGGCGCATCTTCTACACGAGCGACGTGAGCCTCCAGAATCAGGTCATTCAGCCCGGCGCCGAGTTCCCGCGCGGCCCGCTCGACCTGCTCGTCCTGGAAACCACACTCGGGGCCGATCCCGATGCCGAACTGCGCTCGCGCAAGGCGACCGAAAAGGCGTTTGGCGAGGCACTCGCCCGCACCATCGAGCGGGGCGGCGTAGCGCTCGTGCCCGTGTTCGCGCTCGGCCGCGCGCAGGAGGTGCTCGCGATGGTCGACCGCTTCAAGCGCCGCAAGATGCTCCCCGCCGACCTCCCGGTCTACACCGCCGGGTCGATGCGGGCGCTCGCCAACGTCTACGATCAGACGCGCCACACCTCGCCGCGCCTCGACGAGGACTTCGAGGTGGCCGCCGTGGACCAGCGCCGCGTTCCGCGCAGCGACAGCCGCCTCCCGAAGCTGCTCAACGAGCCTGGCATCTTTGTGGTGTCGAGCGGGATGCTCTTCGAACGCACGCTCTCGAACAAGCTCGCCACGCTCGTGGCCGGGCACGAGAAGCACAGCATCTACTTCGTCGGCTTCTCGAAGGAAGACTCGCCGGGCGGCCGGATGCTCGCCGCCGCCCAAGAACGGGCGCGCACGGGCGAAGACGTCGAGGTGGTGATCGACACGTTCGAGGGGCCGCAGCCGCTGCGCTGTGAGGTCGAGCGCTACCGGTTCAGCGGCCACGCTCACCGCCGCGATCTCCTGAAGGTGGTCGAGGACCTGCGCCCAGCGCGCGTCCTGCTCGTCCACGGCGACGCCGAGGCGAAGGAGTGGATGGCCGACAACATCCGGTTCTTCCACCCCGAGACGGACGTACTTATCCCCGCGCACGGCGAGGTCTACGAGGTCTGA